A genomic segment from Aegilops tauschii subsp. strangulata cultivar AL8/78 chromosome 1, Aet v6.0, whole genome shotgun sequence encodes:
- the LOC109777274 gene encoding ABC transporter A family member 12-like: protein MPKMLQLKTRYGGTRVLTITTAAEHEEVVARLIAGLSPSAVKIYGMSGTQKFELPKREVRLDVVFGAVEAARAMFPVHGWGVADTTLEDVFIRVAKDARAFDVLS from the coding sequence ATGCCAAAAATGTTGCAGCTGAAGACAAGGTACGGCGGCACCCGCGTCCTGACGATAACGACGGCGGCGGAGCACGAGGAGGTGGTGGCCCGGCTGATCGCCGGGCTGTCGCCGAGCGCGGTGAAGATCTACGGCATGTCAGGGACGCAGAAGTTCGAGCTGCCGAAGCGGGAGGTGAGGCTGGACGTCGTGTTcggcgcggtggaggcggcgAGGGCCATGTTCCCCGTGCATGGGTGGGGCGTGGCGGACACCACGCTGGAGGACGTCTTCATCCGGGTCGCCAAGGACGCCCGCGCCTTCGATGTCCTCTCGTAG
- the LOC109777209 gene encoding auxin-responsive protein IAA18 isoform X3, which produces MEQGTPPRLLNLIPDDKGWQAREAQAGHGGTRSTLDAEHEEGKELDLKLGLPGVRHQEEAVPGPVESCSAVSLARFATHSCLTTGAKRGFFDAVGAKPQDYDRRQQEDREGCAPVHSSRDPQGRAAVVPVVGWPPVRSFRRNLTNGTSSKQSPERQNVEATDRAKPVCKKKPLIKINMDGIPIGRKVDLASCDSYHKLSTAVEELFQGFLEAQKDLSFDESGVRGAEEKIFSGLLDGTGEYALVYEDDEGDRMLVGDIPWSVFVSTAKRLRVMRRVELTQRK; this is translated from the exons ATGGAACAAGGCACCCCTCCCCGGCTGCTAAACCTCATCCCGGATGACAAGGGGTGGCAGGCGAGGGAAGCTCAAGCAGGCCACGGAGGAACAAGATCAACACTCGACGCCGAGCACGAGGAGGGCAAGGAGCTGGACCTCAAGCTCGGCCTCCCCGGAGTCCGGCACCAAGAGGAGGCTGTCCCAGGACCAGTAGAGAGCTGCTCGGCGGTCTCCCTGGCTCGCTTCGCCACGCATTCATGTCTCACCACCGGCGCCAAGAGAGGCTTCTTCGACGCCGTTGGGGCCAAACCACAAG ATTATGATCGGAGGCAGCAAGAGGACAGGGAAGGGTGTGCACCTGTGCACAGCAGCAGAGACCCCCAGGGGAG AGCTGCTGTTGTTCCGGTAGTCGGTTGGCCTCCAGTCCGATCCTTCAGGAGAAACCTCACAAATGGAACTTCATCTAAGCAATCCCCCGAGCGACAAAACGTCGAGGCCACCGACAGAGCGAAGCCGGTCTGCAAGAAGAAACCGCTTATCAAGATCAACATGGATGGGATACCTATTGGAAGGAAAGTAGACCTCGCATCATGCGACAGCTACCATAAGCTCTCAACTGCCGTCGAAGAGTTGTTCCAAGGCTTCCTTGAAG CCCAGAAGGATTTATCTTTTGATGAAAGCGGAGTGCGAGGAGCAGAAGAGAAAATATTTTCAGGGTTGCTGGATGGAACCGGTGAATACGCTCTAGTGTACGAAGACGACGAAGGGGACAGGATGTTGGTCGGAGACATACCATGGAG TGTGTTTGTTTCAACTGCGAAGAGACTGAGGGTCATGAGGAG AGTGGAGCTAACTCAACGAAAGTAG
- the LOC109777209 gene encoding auxin-responsive protein IAA18 isoform X2, with the protein MEQGTPPRLLNLIPDDKGWQAREAQAGHGGTRSTLDAEHEEGKELDLKLGLPGVRHQEEAVPGPVESCSAVSLARFATHSCLTTGAKRGFFDAVGAKPQDYDRRQQEDREGCAPVHSSRDPQGRAAVVPVVGWPPVRSFRRNLTNGTSSKQSPERQNVEATDRAKPVCKKKPLIKINMDGIPIGRKVDLASCDSYHKLSTAVEELFQGFLEAQKDLSFDESGVRGAEEKIFSGLLDGTGEYALVYEDDEGDRMLVGDIPWSVFVSTAKRLRVMRRSELPQQWS; encoded by the exons ATGGAACAAGGCACCCCTCCCCGGCTGCTAAACCTCATCCCGGATGACAAGGGGTGGCAGGCGAGGGAAGCTCAAGCAGGCCACGGAGGAACAAGATCAACACTCGACGCCGAGCACGAGGAGGGCAAGGAGCTGGACCTCAAGCTCGGCCTCCCCGGAGTCCGGCACCAAGAGGAGGCTGTCCCAGGACCAGTAGAGAGCTGCTCGGCGGTCTCCCTGGCTCGCTTCGCCACGCATTCATGTCTCACCACCGGCGCCAAGAGAGGCTTCTTCGACGCCGTTGGGGCCAAACCACAAG ATTATGATCGGAGGCAGCAAGAGGACAGGGAAGGGTGTGCACCTGTGCACAGCAGCAGAGACCCCCAGGGGAG AGCTGCTGTTGTTCCGGTAGTCGGTTGGCCTCCAGTCCGATCCTTCAGGAGAAACCTCACAAATGGAACTTCATCTAAGCAATCCCCCGAGCGACAAAACGTCGAGGCCACCGACAGAGCGAAGCCGGTCTGCAAGAAGAAACCGCTTATCAAGATCAACATGGATGGGATACCTATTGGAAGGAAAGTAGACCTCGCATCATGCGACAGCTACCATAAGCTCTCAACTGCCGTCGAAGAGTTGTTCCAAGGCTTCCTTGAAG CCCAGAAGGATTTATCTTTTGATGAAAGCGGAGTGCGAGGAGCAGAAGAGAAAATATTTTCAGGGTTGCTGGATGGAACCGGTGAATACGCTCTAGTGTACGAAGACGACGAAGGGGACAGGATGTTGGTCGGAGACATACCATGGAG TGTGTTTGTTTCAACTGCGAAGAGACTGAGGGTCATGAGGAGGTCAGAGCTTCCCCAGC AGTGGAGCTAA
- the LOC109777209 gene encoding auxin-responsive protein IAA18 isoform X1, whose amino-acid sequence MEQGTPPRLLNLIPDDKGWQAREAQAGHGGTRSTLDAEHEEGKELDLKLGLPGVRHQEEAVPGPVESCSAVSLARFATHSCLTTGAKRGFFDAVGAKPQDYDRRQQEDREGCAPVHSSRDPQGRAAVVPVVGWPPVRSFRRNLTNGTSSKQSPERQNVEATDRAKPVCKKKPLIKINMDGIPIGRKVDLASCDSYHKLSTAVEELFQGFLEAQKDLSFDESGVRGAEEKIFSGLLDGTGEYALVYEDDEGDRMLVGDIPWSVFVSTAKRLRVMRRSELPQRMLSSGANSTKVADC is encoded by the exons ATGGAACAAGGCACCCCTCCCCGGCTGCTAAACCTCATCCCGGATGACAAGGGGTGGCAGGCGAGGGAAGCTCAAGCAGGCCACGGAGGAACAAGATCAACACTCGACGCCGAGCACGAGGAGGGCAAGGAGCTGGACCTCAAGCTCGGCCTCCCCGGAGTCCGGCACCAAGAGGAGGCTGTCCCAGGACCAGTAGAGAGCTGCTCGGCGGTCTCCCTGGCTCGCTTCGCCACGCATTCATGTCTCACCACCGGCGCCAAGAGAGGCTTCTTCGACGCCGTTGGGGCCAAACCACAAG ATTATGATCGGAGGCAGCAAGAGGACAGGGAAGGGTGTGCACCTGTGCACAGCAGCAGAGACCCCCAGGGGAG AGCTGCTGTTGTTCCGGTAGTCGGTTGGCCTCCAGTCCGATCCTTCAGGAGAAACCTCACAAATGGAACTTCATCTAAGCAATCCCCCGAGCGACAAAACGTCGAGGCCACCGACAGAGCGAAGCCGGTCTGCAAGAAGAAACCGCTTATCAAGATCAACATGGATGGGATACCTATTGGAAGGAAAGTAGACCTCGCATCATGCGACAGCTACCATAAGCTCTCAACTGCCGTCGAAGAGTTGTTCCAAGGCTTCCTTGAAG CCCAGAAGGATTTATCTTTTGATGAAAGCGGAGTGCGAGGAGCAGAAGAGAAAATATTTTCAGGGTTGCTGGATGGAACCGGTGAATACGCTCTAGTGTACGAAGACGACGAAGGGGACAGGATGTTGGTCGGAGACATACCATGGAG TGTGTTTGTTTCAACTGCGAAGAGACTGAGGGTCATGAGGAGGTCAGAGCTTCCCCAGCGTATGCTAAGT AGTGGAGCTAACTCAACGAAAGTAGCAGATTGCTGA